From the genome of Thunnus thynnus chromosome 1, fThuThy2.1, whole genome shotgun sequence, one region includes:
- the LOC137185695 gene encoding up-regulator of cell proliferation-like isoform X4 translates to MSECSSDSMLLCLCEGVSCEEGNSPSRTALCGKHDSETKAQSCVSMKSDDSKDCIISFKDGQSAGVGCEEGNSLSKTALCGKHDSETKAQSSEQQQQRPSSPVSSCVSMKSDDSKDCIISFKDGQSAVFFNFLSKLGLKKFYPNKLTLQSLLEINKNSIYDETVESLEEIPWCFLRKLFQINAGCRNCTQLSNNDDDDDDDDDDDEGNSDFDKDTDDPADNKVNPLDLIVALFLCADSFLQQEMALKMSMCQFSVPLLLPHGDNSQCSLMLWALRDIIKEWCPHDLSESREFDSDNIVQANIPFFTFVRLKNCSLSKSQVLNHVLSCGQQNHNIFIHRDMEGGTLKREIANGLVEVCWYLPCGKKNLDIFPEPVAFANLRGDICESLAQFKFLFQVSTATFVFLDKVEDNEHKILTSLQDVKSKLFFVVNRKDNSREDMMSVKKIKKELELTNSSVKIKDSKVNVAEFSNKLCAAIKTSLPEETPTLNIVNMVGKAVELGLSVDESTSDTQKKAVEEIMVDIEGRSIPDYKKQQLPLQGDKWKRLSQLEKEECRLKSGDSGLEQNKCQLQEEKQKIIEEQSKQKLSKGMKSFIKTLSTNDKEKRDFFLMWMKLKFNTHSRRKLSELRKEFKEQCEKKDKNLIAKLDQALMESSLGVEHYMREMGLIYEFSISGSRNTADEISRLPGLAAEMLLDGYPLELLDGDASNIPERWVTDVLMELHKKVGGKSRLLVLTVLGVQSSGKSTLLNTMFGVQFPVSSGRCTRGAYMLFLKVGEDMKDELNYEYIVLIDTEGLKSPDLAQLDESYKHDNQLATFVIGLSDVTIINLAMENSTEMKDILQIAIHAFLRMKEIGKKPICHFVHQNVSGVSAHAKTITDRQKLLDQLNEITQIAAEMEKKPSIKAFTDVLDYDINKNHWNIPGLWHGTPPMAPVNTGYSEAVADFKKNLLATVKTDRSNDVSQIPEFLEWMRSLWKAVKYENFIFSFRNTLVAQAYDNLCKEFSQWEWQFRKKILSWQTEAEMEILNSDNESDIQTWSILVDSKKSEVSEKISSEEREMKQKLTNYYEKKDQNVNLIEKYKTDFFKSISSLAKEIEHSVNNKLDCALELKINSKKVQDIQKKYRGGVEDEVMKLLSACKNSDKLSDEQLTQKFDKMWTEATKNVSGLKERDIAASVLKQLRGNFSNQNVDEKFQNIKDLKEIGKDPFKAKPEHTDSWMKKVGNLFRGLEDLQTFADSVIESCTWFVRDKTKENTDYNDSLTRELLEKMDEYLKQSYKRHKTNTQFEIDLKLHICGIASREFLKMHQKFLSDKDPKIQLQKYKNQYLTDFLDLYKERDDCQRKAKTFVQFCIKPAVEEYINRSLGINIVDEILTGCHSAEFSSRSFFQYKIQEELLQKHAFDSLVKYIRNYEIYVKDWIFQHIQQQMSKNKTLCKLKQENLKVIVDKITAALEQATKGPDGVQLPDNNESITELISNMRKNLIKDISISEEDEKTTLFQIQSTCHPFINSLKTSIGDLKEQLQEEFSKSENITETLNKLPIKPQEELFKQVFGCGNQCPFCKVPCEAGGKDHKQHHAAVHRPQGLGRVRYENTKKLIETLCTTDVQSEGRFKNTDTKGEWHPYKDYTKYYPDWHIPPDPSIEASDYWKFVLVKYNDRFAQEYKAKPADVPEAWRKITKEQALKGLKDAFNIK, encoded by the exons gtgtcGGCTGCGAGGAGGGAAACTCTCTCTCTAAAACCGCTCTGTGTGGAAAACATGACAGCGAGACAAAAGctcaaag ctcagagcagcagcagcagagaccatCCTCTCCTgtatccagctgtgtgtccatgaagagtgatgATTCTAAGGATTGCATTATATCATTTAAAGATGGACAATCTGCTG tCTTTTTCAACTTTCTCTCCAAACTTGGACTGAAGAAATTTTATCCCAACAAGCTCACTCTTCAGTCTCTTCtggaaatcaacaaaaacagcatttatgaTGAAACTGTTGAATCACTGGAGGAAATACCATGGTGCTTTCTCAGGAAACTCTTTCAAATCAATGCAGGATGCAGAAACTGTACACAATTAtcaaacaatgatgatgatgatgatgatgatgatgatgatgatgagggaaACAGTGACTTTGACAAAGACACAGATGACCCTGCAGACAACAAGGTTAACCCTCTCGACCTCATAGTCGCACTCTTTCTTTGTGCTGACAGCTTCTTGCAACAGGAAATGGCCCTCAAGATGTCAATGTGTCAGTTTTCTGTCCCACTGCTGTTGCCTCATGGTGATAACAGTCAGTGTTCCCTGATGCTGTGGGCTCTGAGAGACATCATCAAAGAGTGGTGTCCACATGATTTGTCTGAATCAAGAGAATTTGATTCAGACAACATTGTCCAAGCAAATATACCATTCTTTACCTTTGTGAGGCTGAAAAACTGTAGTTTGTCCAAGTCACAGGTTTTGAATCATGTTCTCAGCTGTGGTCAACAGAATCACAACATCTTCATACACAGAGATATGGAAGGAGGAACACTTAAAAGAGAAATAGCCAATGGTTTGGTCGAGGTTTGCTGGTACCTTCCCTGTggcaaaaaaaatcttgacaTATTTCCAGAACCAGTTGCCTTTGCCAATTTGAGAGGAGACATTTGTGAGTCACTCGCACAATTCAAGTTTCTTTTTCAAGTGTCAACTGCGACCTTTGTGTTCCTGGACAAAGTTGAAGACAATGAGCACAAGATTCTGACTTCTCTTCAAGATGTGAAATCCAAACTCTTCTTTGTTGTTAATCGAAAGGACAACTCTAGAGAGGACATGATGTCTgtcaagaaaataaagaaagagtTAGAGCTAACAAACAGCAGCGTGAAAATCAAAGACTCAAAGGTAAATGTTGCAGAGTTTTCAAATAAACTTTGTGCAGCCATCAAGACTTCACTGCCAGAAGAAACTCCCACATTGAACATTGTCAATATGGTTGGAAAAGCTGTTGAACTTGGTCTGTCTGTGGATGAAAGCACAAGTGACACACAAAAGAAAGCAGTTGAGGAGATCATGGTCGACATTGAGGGGCGAAGTATACCAGACTACAAGAAACAACAACTTCCTTTGCAGGGAGATAAGTGGAAAAGATTATCACAGTTAGAGAAGGAGGAGTGTAGATTGAAATCTGGTGACTCAGGACTTGAACAGAATAAATGCCAgctacaggaagaaaaacaaaagattattGAGgagcaaagcaaacaaaaactgtccaaaGGAATGAAGAGTTTTATTAAAACTTTATCCACAaatgacaaagagaaaagagattttTTCCTTATGTGGATGAAACTCAAGTTTAACACACATTCACGGAGGAAACTGTCTGAGCTGCGCAAGGAATTCAAAGAGCAATGTgagaagaaagataaaaatctCATTGCAAAGTTAGATCAAGCTTTGATGGAGAGCTCTTTAGGAGTAGAGCATTACATGAGAGAGATGGGACTCATCTATGAGTTCTCAATTTCTGGCTCAAGAAACACTGCTGATGAAATATCTCGTCTCCCTGGTTTGGCTGCTGAAATGCTGTTGGATGGATATCCTTTAGAGCTCTTGGATGGAGATGCTTCCAACATCCCAGAGAGATGGGTGACAGATGTGCTGATGGAGCTTCACAAGAAGGTTGGAGGGAAGAGCAGACTGTTAGTACTGACTGTGCTGGGTGTTCAAAGTTCAGGGAAGTCAACACTCCTCAACACCATGTTTGGTGTGCAGTTTCCTGTCAGCAGCGGCAGATGCACAAGAGGAGCTTATATGCTTTTCCTCAAAGTTGGAGAGGATATGAAAGATGAGTTGAATTATGAATATATAGTTCTCATCGACACAGAGGGTCTAAAATCTCCTGATTTGGCACAACTAGATGAAAGTTATAAGCATGACAACCAGCTGGCAACCTTTGTGATTGGTTTAAGTGATGTCACCATCATCAACCTCGCCATGGAGAActcaacagaaatgaaagacatCCTGCAAATTGCAATTCACGCCTTCTTGAGAATGAAGGAAATTGGTAAAAAgccaatttgtcattttgtgcatcAAAATGTTTCTGGAGTTTCTGCTCATGCAAAGACCATAACAGATAGACAGAAGCTCTTGGACCAGCTCAATGAAATAACACAAATTGCagctgaaatggaaaagaagCCTTCTATTAAAGCTTTCACAGATGTGCTGGACTATGACATAAACAAAAACCACTGGAACATCCCAGGACTCTGGCATGGAACCCCTCCGATGGCACCAGTGAACACAGGTTACAGTGAAGCTGTAGCAGATTTCAAGAAAAATCTTTTggcaacagtgaaaacagaccGAAGCAATGACGTCTCACAGATCCCAGAGTTTCTAGAATGGATGAGAAGTCTCTGGAAAGCAGTGAAATATGAGAACTTCATCTTTAGTTTCAGAAACACTCTTGTGGCTCAGGCCTACGACAACCTTTGCAAAGAGTTCAGTCAATGGGAATGgcagttcagaaaaaaaatcctctccTGGCAAACAGAAGCAGAGATGGAAATCTTAAATTCTGACAATGAATCTGATATTCAAACTTGGAGCATTTTGGTTGATTCAAAAAAATCAGAGGTGTCAGAAAAAATATCAtctgaagaaagagaaatgaagcAGAAACTTACAAACTACTACGAAAAGAAAGACCAGAATGTAAATCTgatagaaaaatataaaactgactTTTTCAAAAGCATCAGTAGTCTTGCAAAGGAAATCGAACATTCAGTGAACAATAAATTGGATTGTGCACTTGAgctgaaaataaattcaaaaaaagTTCAAGACATTCAGAAGAAATACAGAGGCGGGGTTGAAGACGAGGTCATGAAGCTCCTGAGTGCCTGTAAAAACTCTGATAAACTGTCTGATGAACAGCTGACACAGAAGTTTGACAAGATGTGGACTGAAGCCACTAAAAATGTGTCTGGCCTGAAAGAGCGAGATATTGCAGCAAGTGTCCTGAAACAGTTGAGAGGAAATTTCTCAAACCAGAATGTTGATGAGAaattccaaaacattaaagaCCTAAAGGAGATTGGGAAGGATCCATTTAAAGCCAAACCTGAACATACAGACTCCTGGATGAAGAAGGTTGGAAATCTGTTTCGGGGACTAGAAGATCTGCAGACGTTTGCTGACAGTGTCATTGAGTCTTGCACATGGTTTGTGCGtgataaaacaaaggaaaacacagatTACAATGACTCTTTAACAAGGGAGCTTCTTGAAAAAATGGATGAATACCTTAAACAAAGTTACAAGCgtcacaaaacaaatacacagtttGAGATTGACCTGAAACTCCACATTTGTGGCATTGCCTCAAGGGAATTCCTCAAAATGCACCAAAAATTCTTGTCAGATAAAGATCCTAAAATTCAGCTGCAGAAGTACAAGAATCAGTACTTGACAGATTTTCTTGATTtatacaaagagagagatgattgTCAACGCAAAGCAAAGACTTTTGTCCAGTTTTGTATCAAACCTGCTGTGGAAGAGTACATCAACAGATCTCTGGGAATAAACATAGTGGATGAAATTTTGACAGGTTGTCATTCAGCAGAGTTCAGTTCCCGCTCCTTTTTCCAGTACAAGATTCAGGAAGAGTTGCTGCAAAAGCATGCCTTTGACAGTTTGGTCAAGTACATTCGTAACTATGAAATATATGTGAAGGATTGGATATTTCAGCACATCCAGCAACAAATGTCAAAGAACAAAACTTTGTGCAAACTGAAACAAGAGAATCTGAAGGTGATAGTTGACAAGATCACAGCAGCCTTAGAGCAGGCCACAAAAGGACCAGATGGTGTTCAACTGCCAGACAACAATGAAAGCATCACAGAGCTCATCAGCAACATGCGGAAGAATTTGATTAAAGACATCTCAATTTCAGAGGAGGATGAAAAAACCACCTTGTTTCAAATCCAAAGCACATGTCATCCATTTATCAACAGCCTCAAAACGTCAATAGGAGACTTGAAAGAACAGCTTCAGGAGGAATTCTCAAAGTCTGAAAACATCACTGAGACTCTGAACAAACTTCCAATCAAACCACAGGAGGAGCTTTTCAAGCAAGTGTTTGGTTGTGGAAACCAATGTCCGTTTTGTAAAGTTCCCTGTGAGGCTGGAGGCAAAGATCACAAGCAGCATCATGCAGCTGTTCATCGACCACAAGGTCTTGGTAGAGTCAGGTATGAAAACACTAAGAAGCTGATTGAAACACTGTGTACAACTGATGTGCAAAGTGAAGGtagatttaaaaacacagacactaaAGGAGAGTGGCATCCTTACAAAGACTACACCAAGTACTATCCAGACTGGCACATTCCTCCAGATCCCAGCATAGAGGCATCTGACTACTGGAAGTTTGTACTGGTAAAATACAATGACAGATTTGCTCAAGAATATAAGGCCAAGCCAGCTGATGTTCCAGAGGCCTGGAGGAAAATCACAAAGGAACAAGCACTGAAGGGGTTAAAAGATGCCTTCAACATAAAGTGA
- the LOC137185695 gene encoding up-regulator of cell proliferation-like isoform X5, with product MKSDDSKDCIISFKDGQSAVFFNFLSKLGLKKFYPNKLTLQSLLEINKNSIYDETVESLEEIPWCFLRKLFQINAGCRNCTQLSNNDDDDDDDDDDDEGNSDFDKDTDDPADNKVNPLDLIVALFLCADSFLQQEMALKMSMCQFSVPLLLPHGDNSQCSLMLWALRDIIKEWCPHDLSESREFDSDNIVQANIPFFTFVRLKNCSLSKSQVLNHVLSCGQQNHNIFIHRDMEGGTLKREIANGLVEVCWYLPCGKKNLDIFPEPVAFANLRGDICESLAQFKFLFQVSTATFVFLDKVEDNEHKILTSLQDVKSKLFFVVNRKDNSREDMMSVKKIKKELELTNSSVKIKDSKVNVAEFSNKLCAAIKTSLPEETPTLNIVNMVGKAVELGLSVDESTSDTQKKAVEEIMVDIEGRSIPDYKKQQLPLQGDKWKRLSQLEKEECRLKSGDSGLEQNKCQLQEEKQKIIEEQSKQKLSKGMKSFIKTLSTNDKEKRDFFLMWMKLKFNTHSRRKLSELRKEFKEQCEKKDKNLIAKLDQALMESSLGVEHYMREMGLIYEFSISGSRNTADEISRLPGLAAEMLLDGYPLELLDGDASNIPERWVTDVLMELHKKVGGKSRLLVLTVLGVQSSGKSTLLNTMFGVQFPVSSGRCTRGAYMLFLKVGEDMKDELNYEYIVLIDTEGLKSPDLAQLDESYKHDNQLATFVIGLSDVTIINLAMENSTEMKDILQIAIHAFLRMKEIGKKPICHFVHQNVSGVSAHAKTITDRQKLLDQLNEITQIAAEMEKKPSIKAFTDVLDYDINKNHWNIPGLWHGTPPMAPVNTGYSEAVADFKKNLLATVKTDRSNDVSQIPEFLEWMRSLWKAVKYENFIFSFRNTLVAQAYDNLCKEFSQWEWQFRKKILSWQTEAEMEILNSDNESDIQTWSILVDSKKSEVSEKISSEEREMKQKLTNYYEKKDQNVNLIEKYKTDFFKSISSLAKEIEHSVNNKLDCALELKINSKKVQDIQKKYRGGVEDEVMKLLSACKNSDKLSDEQLTQKFDKMWTEATKNVSGLKERDIAASVLKQLRGNFSNQNVDEKFQNIKDLKEIGKDPFKAKPEHTDSWMKKVGNLFRGLEDLQTFADSVIESCTWFVRDKTKENTDYNDSLTRELLEKMDEYLKQSYKRHKTNTQFEIDLKLHICGIASREFLKMHQKFLSDKDPKIQLQKYKNQYLTDFLDLYKERDDCQRKAKTFVQFCIKPAVEEYINRSLGINIVDEILTGCHSAEFSSRSFFQYKIQEELLQKHAFDSLVKYIRNYEIYVKDWIFQHIQQQMSKNKTLCKLKQENLKVIVDKITAALEQATKGPDGVQLPDNNESITELISNMRKNLIKDISISEEDEKTTLFQIQSTCHPFINSLKTSIGDLKEQLQEEFSKSENITETLNKLPIKPQEELFKQVFGCGNQCPFCKVPCEAGGKDHKQHHAAVHRPQGLGRVRYENTKKLIETLCTTDVQSEGRFKNTDTKGEWHPYKDYTKYYPDWHIPPDPSIEASDYWKFVLVKYNDRFAQEYKAKPADVPEAWRKITKEQALKGLKDAFNIK from the exons atgaagagtgatgATTCTAAGGATTGCATTATATCATTTAAAGATGGACAATCTGCTG tCTTTTTCAACTTTCTCTCCAAACTTGGACTGAAGAAATTTTATCCCAACAAGCTCACTCTTCAGTCTCTTCtggaaatcaacaaaaacagcatttatgaTGAAACTGTTGAATCACTGGAGGAAATACCATGGTGCTTTCTCAGGAAACTCTTTCAAATCAATGCAGGATGCAGAAACTGTACACAATTAtcaaacaatgatgatgatgatgatgatgatgatgatgatgatgagggaaACAGTGACTTTGACAAAGACACAGATGACCCTGCAGACAACAAGGTTAACCCTCTCGACCTCATAGTCGCACTCTTTCTTTGTGCTGACAGCTTCTTGCAACAGGAAATGGCCCTCAAGATGTCAATGTGTCAGTTTTCTGTCCCACTGCTGTTGCCTCATGGTGATAACAGTCAGTGTTCCCTGATGCTGTGGGCTCTGAGAGACATCATCAAAGAGTGGTGTCCACATGATTTGTCTGAATCAAGAGAATTTGATTCAGACAACATTGTCCAAGCAAATATACCATTCTTTACCTTTGTGAGGCTGAAAAACTGTAGTTTGTCCAAGTCACAGGTTTTGAATCATGTTCTCAGCTGTGGTCAACAGAATCACAACATCTTCATACACAGAGATATGGAAGGAGGAACACTTAAAAGAGAAATAGCCAATGGTTTGGTCGAGGTTTGCTGGTACCTTCCCTGTggcaaaaaaaatcttgacaTATTTCCAGAACCAGTTGCCTTTGCCAATTTGAGAGGAGACATTTGTGAGTCACTCGCACAATTCAAGTTTCTTTTTCAAGTGTCAACTGCGACCTTTGTGTTCCTGGACAAAGTTGAAGACAATGAGCACAAGATTCTGACTTCTCTTCAAGATGTGAAATCCAAACTCTTCTTTGTTGTTAATCGAAAGGACAACTCTAGAGAGGACATGATGTCTgtcaagaaaataaagaaagagtTAGAGCTAACAAACAGCAGCGTGAAAATCAAAGACTCAAAGGTAAATGTTGCAGAGTTTTCAAATAAACTTTGTGCAGCCATCAAGACTTCACTGCCAGAAGAAACTCCCACATTGAACATTGTCAATATGGTTGGAAAAGCTGTTGAACTTGGTCTGTCTGTGGATGAAAGCACAAGTGACACACAAAAGAAAGCAGTTGAGGAGATCATGGTCGACATTGAGGGGCGAAGTATACCAGACTACAAGAAACAACAACTTCCTTTGCAGGGAGATAAGTGGAAAAGATTATCACAGTTAGAGAAGGAGGAGTGTAGATTGAAATCTGGTGACTCAGGACTTGAACAGAATAAATGCCAgctacaggaagaaaaacaaaagattattGAGgagcaaagcaaacaaaaactgtccaaaGGAATGAAGAGTTTTATTAAAACTTTATCCACAaatgacaaagagaaaagagattttTTCCTTATGTGGATGAAACTCAAGTTTAACACACATTCACGGAGGAAACTGTCTGAGCTGCGCAAGGAATTCAAAGAGCAATGTgagaagaaagataaaaatctCATTGCAAAGTTAGATCAAGCTTTGATGGAGAGCTCTTTAGGAGTAGAGCATTACATGAGAGAGATGGGACTCATCTATGAGTTCTCAATTTCTGGCTCAAGAAACACTGCTGATGAAATATCTCGTCTCCCTGGTTTGGCTGCTGAAATGCTGTTGGATGGATATCCTTTAGAGCTCTTGGATGGAGATGCTTCCAACATCCCAGAGAGATGGGTGACAGATGTGCTGATGGAGCTTCACAAGAAGGTTGGAGGGAAGAGCAGACTGTTAGTACTGACTGTGCTGGGTGTTCAAAGTTCAGGGAAGTCAACACTCCTCAACACCATGTTTGGTGTGCAGTTTCCTGTCAGCAGCGGCAGATGCACAAGAGGAGCTTATATGCTTTTCCTCAAAGTTGGAGAGGATATGAAAGATGAGTTGAATTATGAATATATAGTTCTCATCGACACAGAGGGTCTAAAATCTCCTGATTTGGCACAACTAGATGAAAGTTATAAGCATGACAACCAGCTGGCAACCTTTGTGATTGGTTTAAGTGATGTCACCATCATCAACCTCGCCATGGAGAActcaacagaaatgaaagacatCCTGCAAATTGCAATTCACGCCTTCTTGAGAATGAAGGAAATTGGTAAAAAgccaatttgtcattttgtgcatcAAAATGTTTCTGGAGTTTCTGCTCATGCAAAGACCATAACAGATAGACAGAAGCTCTTGGACCAGCTCAATGAAATAACACAAATTGCagctgaaatggaaaagaagCCTTCTATTAAAGCTTTCACAGATGTGCTGGACTATGACATAAACAAAAACCACTGGAACATCCCAGGACTCTGGCATGGAACCCCTCCGATGGCACCAGTGAACACAGGTTACAGTGAAGCTGTAGCAGATTTCAAGAAAAATCTTTTggcaacagtgaaaacagaccGAAGCAATGACGTCTCACAGATCCCAGAGTTTCTAGAATGGATGAGAAGTCTCTGGAAAGCAGTGAAATATGAGAACTTCATCTTTAGTTTCAGAAACACTCTTGTGGCTCAGGCCTACGACAACCTTTGCAAAGAGTTCAGTCAATGGGAATGgcagttcagaaaaaaaatcctctccTGGCAAACAGAAGCAGAGATGGAAATCTTAAATTCTGACAATGAATCTGATATTCAAACTTGGAGCATTTTGGTTGATTCAAAAAAATCAGAGGTGTCAGAAAAAATATCAtctgaagaaagagaaatgaagcAGAAACTTACAAACTACTACGAAAAGAAAGACCAGAATGTAAATCTgatagaaaaatataaaactgactTTTTCAAAAGCATCAGTAGTCTTGCAAAGGAAATCGAACATTCAGTGAACAATAAATTGGATTGTGCACTTGAgctgaaaataaattcaaaaaaagTTCAAGACATTCAGAAGAAATACAGAGGCGGGGTTGAAGACGAGGTCATGAAGCTCCTGAGTGCCTGTAAAAACTCTGATAAACTGTCTGATGAACAGCTGACACAGAAGTTTGACAAGATGTGGACTGAAGCCACTAAAAATGTGTCTGGCCTGAAAGAGCGAGATATTGCAGCAAGTGTCCTGAAACAGTTGAGAGGAAATTTCTCAAACCAGAATGTTGATGAGAaattccaaaacattaaagaCCTAAAGGAGATTGGGAAGGATCCATTTAAAGCCAAACCTGAACATACAGACTCCTGGATGAAGAAGGTTGGAAATCTGTTTCGGGGACTAGAAGATCTGCAGACGTTTGCTGACAGTGTCATTGAGTCTTGCACATGGTTTGTGCGtgataaaacaaaggaaaacacagatTACAATGACTCTTTAACAAGGGAGCTTCTTGAAAAAATGGATGAATACCTTAAACAAAGTTACAAGCgtcacaaaacaaatacacagtttGAGATTGACCTGAAACTCCACATTTGTGGCATTGCCTCAAGGGAATTCCTCAAAATGCACCAAAAATTCTTGTCAGATAAAGATCCTAAAATTCAGCTGCAGAAGTACAAGAATCAGTACTTGACAGATTTTCTTGATTtatacaaagagagagatgattgTCAACGCAAAGCAAAGACTTTTGTCCAGTTTTGTATCAAACCTGCTGTGGAAGAGTACATCAACAGATCTCTGGGAATAAACATAGTGGATGAAATTTTGACAGGTTGTCATTCAGCAGAGTTCAGTTCCCGCTCCTTTTTCCAGTACAAGATTCAGGAAGAGTTGCTGCAAAAGCATGCCTTTGACAGTTTGGTCAAGTACATTCGTAACTATGAAATATATGTGAAGGATTGGATATTTCAGCACATCCAGCAACAAATGTCAAAGAACAAAACTTTGTGCAAACTGAAACAAGAGAATCTGAAGGTGATAGTTGACAAGATCACAGCAGCCTTAGAGCAGGCCACAAAAGGACCAGATGGTGTTCAACTGCCAGACAACAATGAAAGCATCACAGAGCTCATCAGCAACATGCGGAAGAATTTGATTAAAGACATCTCAATTTCAGAGGAGGATGAAAAAACCACCTTGTTTCAAATCCAAAGCACATGTCATCCATTTATCAACAGCCTCAAAACGTCAATAGGAGACTTGAAAGAACAGCTTCAGGAGGAATTCTCAAAGTCTGAAAACATCACTGAGACTCTGAACAAACTTCCAATCAAACCACAGGAGGAGCTTTTCAAGCAAGTGTTTGGTTGTGGAAACCAATGTCCGTTTTGTAAAGTTCCCTGTGAGGCTGGAGGCAAAGATCACAAGCAGCATCATGCAGCTGTTCATCGACCACAAGGTCTTGGTAGAGTCAGGTATGAAAACACTAAGAAGCTGATTGAAACACTGTGTACAACTGATGTGCAAAGTGAAGGtagatttaaaaacacagacactaaAGGAGAGTGGCATCCTTACAAAGACTACACCAAGTACTATCCAGACTGGCACATTCCTCCAGATCCCAGCATAGAGGCATCTGACTACTGGAAGTTTGTACTGGTAAAATACAATGACAGATTTGCTCAAGAATATAAGGCCAAGCCAGCTGATGTTCCAGAGGCCTGGAGGAAAATCACAAAGGAACAAGCACTGAAGGGGTTAAAAGATGCCTTCAACATAAAGTGA